A window of the Streptomyces griseochromogenes genome harbors these coding sequences:
- a CDS encoding peptide deformylase encodes MASPRDRAPVAERVEELLAAGGPLPIVAAGLPVLRQGTEPYDGQLAPALLDRFVEALRATMHAAPGVGLAAPQVGVALRIAVIEDPAPVPEEVALARGRVPQPFRVLVNPSYEPVGAGRAAFFEGCLSVPGWQAVVARHTEVRLRGQDERGRAVDEVFTGWPARIVQHETDHLDGVLYLDRAELRSLSTNEAVAARWGQPTPRAAAEALGFELP; translated from the coding sequence ATGGCATCTCCCAGGGATCGCGCACCTGTCGCCGAGCGGGTCGAGGAACTTCTCGCCGCCGGCGGCCCCTTGCCCATCGTCGCGGCCGGCCTCCCGGTCCTGCGCCAGGGCACCGAGCCGTACGACGGTCAGCTCGCTCCGGCGCTGCTGGACCGTTTCGTGGAGGCCCTGCGCGCCACCATGCACGCGGCCCCGGGTGTGGGCCTGGCCGCGCCGCAGGTCGGCGTGGCGCTGCGGATCGCGGTCATCGAGGACCCGGCGCCCGTGCCGGAGGAGGTGGCGCTGGCCCGGGGGCGGGTACCGCAGCCGTTCCGGGTCCTGGTGAACCCGTCGTACGAGCCCGTGGGCGCCGGGCGGGCCGCGTTCTTCGAAGGCTGCCTCAGCGTGCCGGGCTGGCAGGCGGTCGTGGCCCGGCACACCGAGGTGCGGCTGCGCGGCCAGGACGAACGGGGCCGCGCCGTGGACGAGGTGTTCACCGGCTGGCCGGCCCGGATCGTGCAGCACGAGACGGACCACCTCGACGGCGTGCTCTACCTCGACCGCGCCGAGTTGCGCTCCCTGTCCACGAATGAGGCGGTGGCCGCCCGCTGGGGGCAGCCGACCCCTCGGGCGGCGGCCGAGGCACTGGGCTTCGAACTGCCCTGA
- a CDS encoding BlaI/MecI/CopY family transcriptional regulator: MVRRRGQGELEGQVLGALREADGPVTAAWVQERLGGDLAYTTVVTILTRLLAKDVVARERQGRSFLWTPTADVARLAALRMRRLLDGERDREAVLASFVTALPPGDEQVLRALLEAAEPGSVNTGKTAHTHDGGTED; this comes from the coding sequence ATGGTGCGGCGGCGCGGCCAGGGCGAACTGGAGGGCCAGGTCCTCGGAGCGCTGCGCGAGGCGGACGGACCGGTCACCGCCGCCTGGGTGCAGGAACGCCTCGGCGGCGACCTCGCCTACACCACCGTCGTCACCATCCTCACCCGGCTGCTCGCCAAGGACGTCGTCGCCCGCGAACGGCAGGGCCGCTCCTTCCTGTGGACGCCCACCGCCGACGTGGCCCGGCTCGCAGCCCTGCGCATGCGCCGCCTGCTGGACGGCGAGCGGGACCGCGAGGCCGTCCTGGCGAGCTTCGTCACCGCCCTGCCGCCCGGCGACGAGCAGGTGCTGCGGGCGCTGCTGGAGGCCGCCGAGCCGGGCTCGGTGAACACCGGGAAGACCGCGCACACGCACGACGGCGGTACGGAAGACTGA
- a CDS encoding M48 family metalloprotease, protein MGVFVFLPLVLPLSAWPVARLAEGHLHPRTATRLLTAVAVVMAVCSTLCLALLMVVGTAQLPGNPLPDGWSDPAVRAAVPHDEVAGRAAIPALGMVAAACGRTLWRHRSVTRRARRALAALPGRAVAVLPDSTPYAYALPGGRGRVVVTTALLAGLTPAERRALFAHERAHLAARHHRHLLAAHLAARANPFLRPLRTAAVYTAERWADEDAAGAVGDRRTVARAIGKAALLSRGTPAPTLAALAATGPVPRRVAALLAPAPAALTWPSAFTSVGLAAWGAAAGALMSAMSSANSAVTLFRILHAATSL, encoded by the coding sequence ATGGGGGTCTTCGTCTTCCTGCCGCTCGTGCTGCCGCTGTCCGCCTGGCCGGTCGCCCGGCTCGCCGAGGGGCATCTGCATCCACGCACCGCCACCCGGCTGCTCACCGCGGTCGCCGTGGTCATGGCCGTGTGCAGCACGCTCTGCCTCGCCCTGCTCATGGTGGTGGGCACCGCACAGCTTCCCGGCAACCCGCTCCCGGACGGCTGGTCCGACCCCGCGGTGCGGGCCGCCGTCCCGCACGACGAGGTCGCGGGCCGGGCCGCCATCCCCGCCCTCGGCATGGTCGCCGCCGCCTGCGGCCGCACCCTGTGGCGCCACCGCAGCGTCACCCGCCGGGCCCGCCGCGCACTGGCCGCCCTGCCCGGCCGGGCGGTGGCCGTCCTGCCCGACAGCACGCCGTACGCCTACGCCCTGCCCGGCGGCCGGGGACGGGTCGTCGTCACCACCGCGCTGCTGGCCGGGCTCACCCCCGCCGAGCGGCGCGCCCTGTTCGCCCACGAACGCGCCCACCTCGCCGCCCGCCACCACCGCCACCTGCTCGCCGCCCATCTGGCCGCCCGCGCCAACCCCTTCCTGCGCCCCCTGCGCACGGCCGCCGTCTACACGGCCGAACGCTGGGCGGACGAGGACGCGGCCGGCGCGGTCGGCGACCGGCGCACGGTCGCCCGCGCGATCGGCAAGGCGGCACTGCTGTCCCGCGGCACCCCCGCCCCCACCCTCGCCGCGCTGGCGGCGACCGGCCCCGTCCCGCGCCGGGTGGCCGCCCTGCTGGCCCCCGCTCCCGCGGCCCTCACCTGGCCGTCGGCCTTCACCTCGGTCGGCCTGGCCGCCTGGGGCGCGGCCGCGGGCGCCCTGATGTCGGCCATGTCCTCGGCGAACTCGGCCGTCACCCTGTTCCGGATCCTGCACGCGGCGACCTCGCTGTGA
- a CDS encoding GNAT family N-acetyltransferase produces the protein MTFALRPLSPATWPDFARLVEEHEGVWGGCWCMAFHEEGVGRTKTPRQNRSEKERRVREGRAHAALVYDGAECVGWCQFGPVAELPRIKHRRAYEAGDPVPPDWRITCFFVHRAHRRTGVASAALDGALSEIARLGGGTVESYPQDTDGGPVSVSFLHNGTLAMFESRGFTRGRRLGKNHWVVTRTVPRPA, from the coding sequence ATGACGTTCGCTCTGCGGCCCCTGTCCCCGGCCACCTGGCCGGACTTCGCCCGGCTGGTCGAGGAGCACGAGGGCGTGTGGGGCGGCTGCTGGTGCATGGCCTTCCACGAGGAGGGCGTCGGCCGGACGAAGACCCCGCGGCAGAACAGGTCCGAGAAGGAGCGGCGCGTGCGCGAGGGCCGGGCCCACGCGGCACTCGTGTACGACGGCGCCGAGTGCGTGGGCTGGTGCCAGTTCGGGCCGGTCGCCGAACTGCCCCGCATCAAGCACCGCCGCGCCTACGAGGCCGGGGACCCGGTGCCGCCCGACTGGCGGATCACCTGCTTCTTCGTGCACCGCGCCCACCGGCGCACCGGGGTGGCCTCCGCCGCGCTCGACGGCGCCCTGAGCGAGATCGCCCGGCTGGGCGGAGGCACCGTCGAGAGCTACCCGCAGGACACGGACGGCGGCCCGGTGTCGGTGTCCTTCCTGCACAACGGCACTCTGGCGATGTTCGAGAGCAGAGGCTTCACCCGCGGCCGCCGCCTCGGCAAGAACCACTGGGTGGTCACCCGCACGGTCCCTCGGCCGGCCTGA
- a CDS encoding tetratricopeptide repeat protein, whose product METTYYEHGTPAERWERAQLFFDARDYAGAARVLAGLIEEVPEQTGPRLLLARAYYHSAQLRRAEAQLRIIVERDPVEHYARLMLGRTLQRQARHEEAEQHLRIASALAGDFPEE is encoded by the coding sequence ATGGAGACCACGTACTACGAGCACGGCACCCCCGCCGAGCGCTGGGAGCGCGCGCAGCTGTTCTTCGACGCCCGGGACTACGCGGGGGCGGCACGGGTCCTGGCCGGGCTGATCGAGGAGGTTCCGGAGCAGACCGGCCCGCGGCTGCTGCTGGCCCGCGCCTACTACCACTCGGCCCAACTGCGCCGCGCTGAGGCCCAGTTGCGGATCATCGTGGAGCGCGACCCGGTGGAGCACTACGCCCGGCTGATGCTGGGCCGCACGCTCCAGCGGCAGGCACGGCACGAGGAGGCGGAGCAGCACCTGCGGATCGCCTCGGCGCTGGCGGGTGACTTCCCCGAGGAGTGA
- a CDS encoding MarR family winged helix-turn-helix transcriptional regulator, with the protein MSKASEGATPGFLVWRLSMKWRVAVDRAVAPLGLTHAQYALVASLYGMQRAGERPSQRRLADHTGLEPLYVSKLARSLESAGLLERAKDPRDPRAVQLALTDAGRETTRRAIGIVQGLLAQLLEPLGGPDGDRARELTRDLTALLDTPLDPAAAGPPEQ; encoded by the coding sequence ATGAGCAAGGCATCCGAAGGGGCCACCCCCGGTTTCCTGGTGTGGCGGCTGTCGATGAAGTGGCGGGTCGCGGTCGACCGGGCGGTGGCCCCACTCGGTCTCACACACGCCCAGTACGCGCTGGTGGCATCGCTGTACGGCATGCAGCGCGCGGGCGAGCGGCCCAGCCAGCGGCGCCTGGCCGACCACACCGGACTGGAACCGCTGTACGTCTCCAAGCTCGCCCGCAGCCTGGAGTCCGCCGGACTCCTGGAGCGCGCCAAGGACCCGCGTGACCCGCGCGCGGTGCAGCTCGCGCTCACCGACGCGGGCCGGGAGACCACCCGGCGGGCGATCGGCATCGTCCAGGGCCTGCTGGCCCAGCTGCTGGAGCCGCTCGGCGGTCCGGACGGCGACCGGGCCCGGGAGCTGACCCGCGACCTGACGGCACTGCTCGACACACCCCTCGACCCGGCCGCGGCCGGCCCGCCCGAGCAGTAG
- a CDS encoding RNA polymerase sigma factor: MNRRFRWPDERLIKAAQNGDVTSLTTVVMESQPHVRKFALTLCASPQDAEDAAQEALIILYRKIGTLRATGALASWMFRIVRNECLRQARLFVSRSDEAAAEPEAGAQPSAEDAVLRRLEAERIAAAVSGLPHDQRQVLIMRDVQGLPGHVVARSLGLSNSAMKSRLHRARAALRHSLAQTDQAPEQASGQAPGPTPDQTSDRAVGRPVGGGP, from the coding sequence ATGAACCGACGCTTCCGCTGGCCGGACGAGCGGCTGATCAAGGCCGCCCAGAACGGCGACGTCACTTCGCTCACCACCGTCGTCATGGAATCGCAGCCCCATGTACGCAAGTTCGCCTTGACGCTGTGCGCCTCGCCGCAGGACGCGGAGGACGCTGCGCAGGAGGCGCTGATCATCCTCTACCGGAAGATCGGCACCCTGCGCGCCACCGGAGCCCTCGCCTCATGGATGTTCCGGATCGTCCGCAACGAATGCCTGCGGCAGGCACGGCTGTTCGTCTCGCGCAGCGACGAAGCCGCGGCCGAGCCGGAGGCGGGCGCGCAGCCTTCGGCCGAGGACGCGGTGCTGCGCAGGCTGGAGGCGGAGCGGATCGCGGCCGCGGTCAGCGGCCTTCCCCACGACCAGCGCCAGGTCCTGATCATGCGGGACGTCCAGGGCCTGCCCGGCCATGTCGTCGCCCGGTCGCTCGGGCTGAGCAACTCCGCGATGAAATCGCGGCTCCACAGAGCCCGCGCGGCACTGCGCCATTCACTGGCACAGACCGATCAGGCGCCGGAACAAGCGTCGGGCCAAGCGCCCGGCCCCACACCAGATCAAACATCCGATCGAGCAGTCGGTCGACCAGTCGGAGGAGGACCGTGA
- a CDS encoding carbohydrate ABC transporter permease, whose translation MNRRRFPWLSYLLVVTGAVLTVVPFLDMVMTSFKGPGEAGTLPYRFLPKAFDLSNYRAAIHQLDLPVLFRNSVIATGVITASVLLTSSLAGYALAKLRFPGRDFVFRLVLSTMMFPPFLFFIPHFLILVHWPLAGGNDLFGRGGAGLTVSIVALAMPFLVNGFGIFLMRQFMVSIPDEILEAARIDGAGEFSLWWRIVVPQTKPVVVTLGLLTFVDAWNEYIWALLVSTADPDVMTLPVGVQLLQDYVDPTRTMPIVMAGLVLSILPVLILFLLLQKYYIRGVMLSGLK comes from the coding sequence ATGAACCGCCGCCGCTTCCCGTGGCTGTCATATCTGCTGGTGGTGACCGGCGCCGTGCTCACGGTGGTGCCGTTCCTCGACATGGTGATGACGTCCTTCAAGGGGCCCGGCGAGGCCGGCACGCTGCCGTACCGGTTCCTGCCCAAGGCCTTCGACCTCTCCAACTACCGGGCCGCGATCCACCAGCTCGATCTGCCGGTGCTCTTCCGCAACAGCGTCATCGCCACCGGCGTGATCACCGCATCGGTGCTGCTCACGTCGTCGCTCGCCGGCTACGCGCTCGCCAAACTCCGTTTCCCGGGCCGGGACTTCGTCTTCCGCCTGGTCCTGTCGACGATGATGTTCCCCCCGTTCCTCTTCTTCATCCCGCACTTCCTGATCCTGGTGCACTGGCCGCTGGCGGGCGGCAACGACCTGTTCGGGCGCGGCGGCGCGGGTCTGACCGTCAGCATCGTGGCGCTCGCCATGCCGTTCCTCGTCAACGGCTTCGGGATCTTCCTGATGCGCCAGTTCATGGTCTCCATCCCGGACGAGATCCTGGAGGCCGCGCGCATCGACGGGGCAGGCGAGTTCTCCCTGTGGTGGCGGATCGTGGTGCCGCAGACCAAGCCGGTCGTGGTGACGCTAGGGCTGCTGACCTTCGTCGACGCCTGGAACGAGTACATCTGGGCACTGCTCGTCTCGACCGCCGACCCGGACGTGATGACCCTGCCCGTCGGCGTCCAGCTCCTGCAGGACTATGTCGACCCGACCCGCACGATGCCCATCGTCATGGCCGGCCTCGTCCTGAGCATCCTGCCGGTCCTGATCCTCTTTCTGCTGCTCCAGAAGTACTACATCCGCGGCGTGATGCTCAGCGGCCTCAAGTGA
- a CDS encoding carbohydrate ABC transporter permease: protein MVNALVPETAERAARRPPSAGRAVDGVGRTRRRQVVVAYLFLAPTLLFFAVFLILPLGFALLLSMSRWAGFDLGDIHPVGLDNFTGLFADGSTFLAPILTNTLLFALGTVALALTGSVLVATCIDKLRFQGLWRTLYFLPIVTTVVAVGNVWKYMYEPGGLVNGVLNALGIGSVAFLQDPDTALPAVVVVQAWASVGSAILILTAGLKSVPESYYEAAALDGAGPVTVFFRITLPLLRPSLLFVCITQFLTGLQSFALIIVMTKGGPGDATDVAALEMYRQAFSYGDWGTASAAAFVLFVVVLVVTLLQLWIFRRKGEDT, encoded by the coding sequence ATGGTGAACGCCCTGGTGCCGGAGACCGCCGAGCGGGCGGCGCGCAGGCCGCCATCCGCCGGGCGCGCCGTCGACGGCGTCGGCCGGACCCGGCGCCGCCAGGTCGTCGTCGCCTATCTCTTCCTGGCACCCACGCTGCTGTTCTTCGCGGTCTTCCTGATCCTGCCGCTCGGCTTCGCGCTGCTGCTGTCGATGTCCCGCTGGGCCGGGTTCGACCTCGGTGACATCCATCCGGTCGGCCTGGACAACTTCACCGGCCTCTTCGCGGACGGATCGACGTTCCTGGCGCCGATCCTCACCAACACCCTGCTGTTCGCCCTGGGCACCGTGGCCCTCGCGCTCACCGGCTCCGTGCTCGTCGCCACCTGCATCGACAAGCTGCGGTTCCAGGGACTGTGGCGCACCCTGTACTTCCTGCCGATCGTCACGACCGTCGTCGCCGTCGGCAATGTGTGGAAGTACATGTACGAGCCGGGCGGCCTCGTCAACGGTGTCCTCAACGCCCTCGGGATCGGCTCGGTGGCGTTCCTGCAGGACCCGGACACCGCACTGCCCGCCGTGGTGGTCGTCCAGGCCTGGGCCTCGGTCGGCTCGGCGATCCTCATCCTGACCGCCGGGCTGAAGTCCGTCCCCGAGTCGTACTACGAGGCCGCCGCGCTCGACGGTGCCGGGCCCGTCACCGTCTTCTTCAGGATCACGCTGCCGCTGCTGCGGCCGTCCCTGCTGTTCGTGTGCATCACCCAGTTCCTCACCGGTCTGCAGTCGTTCGCGCTGATCATCGTGATGACCAAGGGCGGGCCGGGCGACGCGACCGATGTGGCCGCGCTGGAGATGTACCGGCAGGCGTTCTCGTACGGCGACTGGGGCACGGCGAGCGCCGCCGCCTTCGTGCTGTTCGTGGTGGTCCTCGTGGTCACCCTGCTGCAGTTGTGGATCTTCCGGCGCAAGGGGGAGGACACATGA
- a CDS encoding ABC transporter substrate-binding protein yields the protein MTAARRTGGPSRRHFVLALPSALLASGCAAPHQGSGRPGDPIVLTLLSHYASGELKSALQGPVDEWNATHDRVKVRTKAVEFTDLLTTFMVRQAAGQGADILHPYCLWNGQLVRAGVLRPAPSECAEEIRRGYGEAAVGAASVAGKVYGYPTEVQTYALYYNKRLLREAGVDGPPRTWRELEEAAHRTAERDPYGNTLVQGFGLSTYDDSTTVGQTLALLNAAGGSFVSADGRSTAIDSRAGRAVFELEHRLVAEGASAPGVNVYKAFPSGQVAMVISAGWWTGSLKAVMGKDYRDVGVAPVPVPETHDRRATLSTGFMLGVNTTSEHPGEAWEFLRWLNTERVRVKGATATRMSSLQVSVGSLTGRADDMRTLLRQGGDPNLRPFLDALAYAVPEPNVPGAQQAKSLLRKNIEALWTGQQSVDQALRTTRRQVDQEVSRTW from the coding sequence ATGACGGCGGCACGCCGCACCGGAGGCCCGAGCCGCCGTCACTTCGTGCTCGCGCTCCCCTCGGCGCTGCTCGCCTCCGGATGCGCCGCCCCGCACCAGGGCTCCGGGCGGCCCGGTGATCCGATCGTCCTCACCCTGCTCTCCCACTACGCGAGCGGGGAGCTCAAGTCGGCCCTGCAGGGCCCGGTCGACGAGTGGAACGCCACGCACGACCGGGTCAAGGTGCGCACCAAGGCCGTCGAGTTCACCGACCTGCTGACCACGTTCATGGTCCGGCAGGCGGCGGGCCAGGGCGCCGACATCCTCCACCCGTACTGCCTGTGGAACGGCCAGCTCGTCCGGGCCGGAGTCCTGCGGCCCGCCCCGTCCGAGTGCGCCGAGGAGATCAGGCGCGGCTACGGCGAGGCCGCGGTCGGCGCCGCGTCGGTGGCCGGCAAGGTCTACGGCTACCCCACCGAGGTGCAGACGTACGCCCTCTACTACAACAAGCGGCTGCTGCGCGAGGCCGGCGTCGACGGTCCTCCACGCACCTGGCGGGAGCTGGAGGAAGCCGCCCACCGGACCGCCGAGCGGGACCCGTACGGCAACACGCTGGTCCAGGGGTTCGGCCTTTCGACCTACGACGACTCCACCACGGTCGGCCAGACGCTCGCCCTGCTCAACGCGGCCGGCGGAAGCTTCGTCTCCGCGGACGGCAGGAGCACCGCCATCGACTCCCGGGCGGGCCGGGCCGTGTTCGAGCTGGAGCACCGCCTCGTGGCCGAAGGCGCGAGCGCCCCCGGCGTCAACGTCTACAAGGCGTTCCCGTCCGGGCAGGTGGCCATGGTGATCAGTGCCGGCTGGTGGACCGGGAGCCTGAAGGCCGTGATGGGCAAGGACTACCGCGACGTCGGTGTCGCGCCCGTACCCGTCCCCGAGACGCACGACCGGCGCGCCACGCTCTCCACCGGCTTCATGCTGGGAGTCAACACGACCAGCGAACACCCGGGCGAGGCCTGGGAGTTCCTGCGCTGGCTCAACACCGAGAGGGTGCGTGTGAAGGGCGCGACGGCGACCCGGATGAGCTCCCTACAGGTGTCGGTCGGCTCCCTGACCGGCCGCGCCGACGACATGCGGACGCTGCTGCGGCAGGGCGGCGATCCGAATCTGCGCCCGTTCCTGGACGCGCTGGCATACGCGGTGCCGGAGCCGAACGTGCCGGGCGCCCAGCAGGCCAAGTCGCTGCTGCGCAAGAACATCGAGGCGTTGTGGACCGGGCAGCAGTCGGTCGACCAGGCACTTCGCACCACCCGTCGTCAGGTTGATCAGGAGGTGTCGCGCACATGGTGA
- a CDS encoding GNAT family N-acetyltransferase, translating to MTDRTATYRTGIRGFRAGDGRHVVEAWRRSAPADPITPDRFRSLVLLDANFDPEGLRVAVEGGRVVGAAYAVRRLTPVTGTDLEPGQGWIPFFFVDPAARGHGLGRRLLTDALDWLHGHGRTRVDFSSYTPNYILPGLDAGAYPEAAGLLESLGFRTLYEAAAMDRGLVGYRFPADVACRLDELRAQGHRFVTPSDDDLVELVALAGNHFNPDWARAIRECLAAGTPLDRIVVARNPSGRLVGWAMHGAYESVDERFGPFGVLEETRGTGLGKVLLHLVLERMRARGAHSAWFLWTGERSAAGHLYRKAGFTTTRVFRVMRREAAR from the coding sequence ATGACCGACCGCACGGCGACATACCGGACCGGGATCCGCGGCTTTCGCGCGGGCGACGGCCGGCACGTGGTGGAGGCGTGGCGCCGGAGTGCGCCGGCCGACCCGATCACCCCGGACCGCTTCCGCTCCCTGGTGCTGCTCGACGCCAACTTCGATCCGGAGGGACTGCGGGTCGCCGTCGAGGGCGGCCGTGTCGTCGGCGCGGCCTACGCGGTGCGCCGTCTGACGCCGGTGACCGGCACCGACCTGGAACCGGGGCAGGGCTGGATCCCGTTCTTCTTCGTCGACCCCGCCGCCCGCGGGCACGGCCTCGGCCGCCGGCTGCTGACCGACGCCCTCGACTGGCTGCACGGCCACGGCCGTACCCGGGTGGACTTCTCCTCGTACACCCCGAACTACATCCTCCCCGGCCTGGACGCCGGGGCGTACCCGGAGGCGGCAGGACTCCTGGAGTCGCTGGGCTTTCGCACCCTGTACGAGGCGGCGGCGATGGATCGTGGCCTGGTCGGCTACCGCTTCCCGGCGGATGTCGCGTGCCGCCTGGACGAACTGAGGGCGCAGGGCCACCGGTTCGTCACCCCGTCCGACGACGACCTGGTGGAGCTTGTCGCGCTCGCCGGGAACCACTTCAACCCGGACTGGGCGCGCGCGATCCGGGAGTGTCTGGCCGCGGGCACACCGCTGGACCGGATCGTCGTCGCCCGGAACCCTTCGGGCCGCCTGGTCGGCTGGGCGATGCACGGTGCGTACGAGTCGGTGGACGAGCGGTTCGGGCCGTTCGGTGTGCTGGAGGAGACGCGCGGCACCGGATTGGGCAAGGTCCTGCTCCACCTGGTCCTGGAGCGGATGCGGGCGCGCGGTGCGCACTCGGCGTGGTTCCTGTGGACCGGCGAGCGGTCCGCGGCGGGCCACCTGTACCGCAAGGCCGGTTTCACCACGACCCGGGTGTTCCGTGTGATGCGCCGGGAGGCCGCCCGATGA
- a CDS encoding exo-beta-N-acetylmuramidase NamZ domain-containing protein, which yields MSTDDRVAVTTGIARLHASPGLAGPGRLGLVTNHTGVLPDLRPAAPALIEAGARLVALFGPEHGLYGTGQAGASEAARTDPTTGLPVHDTYRCSGERLDRLLLDSGVDALVYDLQDIGARFYTYVWTMFDLMASAARTGVRFVVADRPNPLGGLVSEGPLLDPAWASFVGRAPIPVRHGLTCGELARHLNASAVPQVAGRAADLTVIEAIGWQRAMAAEATGLPWIAPSPNIPTPATATVYPGACLFEGTNLSEGRGTTQPFEIAGAPYIDARLAPSLAELALPGVHFRDLRYVPTFHKHAGRPLRGVQLHITDREAFAPVRTAVAMLATLRRLYPDDFAWCTADGGAEGTGHRHFIDLLWGSDRLRRAVDAGDDPLPLCDPPAPPGRWAGDGVLLYP from the coding sequence ATGAGCACGGACGACCGCGTCGCGGTGACGACCGGGATCGCACGACTGCACGCGTCGCCCGGGCTCGCCGGGCCCGGCCGGCTCGGCCTGGTGACCAACCACACCGGGGTCCTCCCCGACCTGCGCCCGGCCGCGCCCGCGCTGATCGAGGCCGGCGCGCGGCTGGTCGCCCTGTTCGGTCCCGAGCACGGGCTGTACGGGACCGGTCAGGCCGGCGCGAGCGAGGCCGCGCGGACGGACCCCACCACCGGCCTGCCCGTCCACGACACCTACCGGTGCAGCGGCGAGCGCCTCGACCGGTTGCTGCTCGACAGCGGCGTCGACGCCCTGGTGTACGACCTACAGGACATCGGGGCCAGGTTCTACACCTATGTGTGGACCATGTTCGACCTGATGGCCTCGGCGGCCCGTACGGGCGTACGGTTCGTGGTCGCCGACCGGCCGAATCCCCTCGGCGGTCTCGTCAGCGAGGGCCCGCTGCTCGACCCGGCCTGGGCCAGCTTCGTCGGGCGTGCCCCGATACCCGTCCGGCACGGCCTCACCTGCGGCGAACTGGCCCGGCATCTCAACGCCTCGGCCGTTCCCCAAGTGGCGGGCAGAGCCGCCGACTTGACGGTCATCGAGGCCATCGGCTGGCAACGGGCCATGGCCGCCGAGGCGACCGGCCTGCCGTGGATCGCACCCTCGCCGAACATCCCGACGCCCGCCACCGCCACCGTCTACCCCGGCGCCTGCCTGTTCGAGGGCACGAACCTCTCGGAGGGCCGCGGCACCACGCAGCCCTTCGAGATCGCCGGGGCCCCGTACATCGACGCGCGGCTCGCCCCCTCGCTCGCCGAACTCGCCCTGCCCGGAGTGCACTTCCGTGATCTGCGGTACGTACCGACCTTCCACAAACACGCCGGACGGCCGCTGCGCGGAGTCCAGCTCCACATCACCGACCGCGAGGCGTTCGCCCCCGTACGTACCGCTGTCGCGATGCTCGCCACGCTGCGGCGGCTGTACCCGGACGACTTCGCCTGGTGCACCGCGGACGGCGGCGCGGAGGGGACCGGCCACCGCCACTTCATCGATCTGCTGTGGGGGTCCGACCGGTTGCGGCGCGCCGTCGACGCGGGCGACGACCCGCTGCCGCTGTGCGATCCGCCGGCGCCGCCCGGCCGGTGGGCCGGCGACGGCGTGCTGCTCTACCCCTGA